The following proteins are encoded in a genomic region of Planctomycetaceae bacterium:
- a CDS encoding glycoside hydrolase family 38 C-terminal domain-containing protein, with product MIDQQRQGLYLQKIRQFIARLGGAMLSDSVPLEATFAHSVEPVAFADRLALTYAPISEGQNWGKTWESAWFHLKGTIPGSWAGKCVVAQIEFNSEALVFSADGVPVQGLTNGSVLAPLGDDSARTLLVLCEPAAPERSGTRTTERCVARQVRAAPGDEVELWVEAAANALFGIHTQADPPRDSPKRHGTYQGAVNRMRLCVFEPELWRLWLDMDLLLSVLQAQDEGSTRRLRILRGLSEAVDLYAADAGNAAACREHLRTLLEQPACASTVTAVAVGHAHIDIAWLWPRRESTRKAARTFSSQLDLIERYGEYVFGASQAYLYATMKQTYPALYEKIKAAVAAGRWEAQGAMWVEADCNIISGESMVRQVLHGKNFFRDELGIDVRNLWIPDVFGYSASMPQIMKRAGVDYFLTQKMSWSQFNKFPHTTFRWRGIDGSELLTHFPPENTYNSTLRPESMAAAEKNFRERDVLDEMMVLFGFGDGGGGPKAEHLERGRRQADLEGAPRVKFGTAQGFFDRLEKHRSALPVWSGELYLELHRGTLTTQGRTKRGNRKLELALREAEYLCSCAVRDMAAVKRPPWHPAPYPREALDGLWKTLLVNQFHDIIPGSSIHKVYEQTEGEHAAALAQCQTITSHAAAAMFEKDESAITLVNTLNVPLKQSVVLPAGWDGLTDADGRSAAVQQESDGTVVAAVELAPQGIVTLTKAKGDAAPCRPQGLVLENELVRYELSAEGQVVAAYDKAARREILVAGGRGNVLTLYEDRPNAWDAWDIDIFYEQQVLETARAVALESLGAGPVRQGLRLVLAVGSSRIEQSVYLAAGSKRLDFVTVVDWQERHRMLRTAFAVNVQAESAAFEIQYGYVRRNTHRNVSWDMARFEVAAQRWVDLSDNQYGVALLNDCKYGHKVHENVLDLNLLRSPTHPDPDADQGRHECTYSLLPHEGALIDSDVMDQAAALNQPPLVLPGKRAAAIRPPAYVGGKGVSLAVLKKAEKEDCLVLRLVETRGCRTEATVQLTDAGARLVECDLMEWNDLADLGGPTVCVPLAPFEIRTFTIIKK from the coding sequence ATGATCGATCAGCAGCGCCAGGGGTTGTATCTGCAGAAGATTCGCCAGTTCATCGCCCGCCTGGGCGGGGCGATGCTGTCCGACAGCGTGCCGCTGGAGGCGACGTTCGCCCACAGCGTTGAGCCGGTGGCGTTTGCCGACCGGTTGGCTTTGACCTATGCGCCCATCAGCGAAGGACAGAACTGGGGCAAGACGTGGGAGAGCGCGTGGTTCCATCTCAAAGGCACGATCCCGGGCTCCTGGGCGGGCAAGTGCGTGGTGGCGCAGATCGAGTTCAACAGCGAGGCGCTGGTGTTCTCGGCCGACGGCGTGCCGGTGCAAGGACTGACCAACGGCAGCGTGCTGGCGCCGCTGGGCGATGACAGTGCGCGGACGCTGCTGGTGCTGTGTGAGCCTGCTGCACCTGAACGATCAGGGACACGCACAACGGAGCGGTGCGTGGCACGCCAAGTGCGGGCAGCGCCTGGTGACGAGGTCGAGTTGTGGGTCGAGGCCGCGGCCAATGCGCTGTTCGGGATCCACACCCAGGCCGACCCGCCGCGCGACAGCCCCAAGCGCCACGGTACGTATCAGGGCGCGGTCAACCGCATGCGGCTGTGCGTGTTCGAGCCGGAGCTCTGGCGGTTGTGGCTGGACATGGACCTGCTGCTGAGCGTGCTCCAGGCGCAGGACGAGGGCAGCACGCGGCGGCTGCGGATCTTGCGAGGGCTCAGCGAAGCGGTGGACCTGTACGCCGCCGACGCGGGCAACGCCGCCGCCTGTCGCGAGCACCTGCGGACGCTGCTGGAGCAGCCCGCGTGCGCCTCGACGGTCACTGCCGTGGCGGTCGGGCATGCGCATATCGACATCGCGTGGTTGTGGCCGCGGCGCGAGAGCACGCGCAAGGCCGCCCGCACGTTCTCCAGCCAACTGGACCTGATCGAGCGGTATGGCGAATATGTCTTCGGCGCCTCACAGGCGTACCTGTACGCGACGATGAAGCAGACTTACCCGGCGCTGTACGAGAAGATCAAAGCCGCCGTTGCGGCCGGGCGCTGGGAGGCGCAGGGGGCGATGTGGGTCGAGGCCGACTGCAACATCATCTCCGGCGAGTCGATGGTGCGCCAGGTGCTGCATGGCAAGAACTTCTTCCGCGATGAACTGGGCATCGACGTGCGGAATCTGTGGATCCCCGACGTGTTCGGCTATTCGGCGTCGATGCCGCAGATCATGAAGCGAGCGGGCGTGGACTACTTCCTGACGCAGAAGATGTCCTGGAGCCAGTTCAACAAGTTCCCGCACACGACGTTCCGCTGGCGCGGGATCGACGGCAGCGAACTGCTGACGCACTTTCCGCCGGAGAACACGTACAACTCGACGCTGCGCCCCGAGAGCATGGCCGCGGCTGAGAAGAACTTCCGCGAGCGCGACGTGCTGGATGAGATGATGGTGCTGTTCGGATTCGGCGACGGCGGCGGGGGCCCCAAGGCCGAGCACCTCGAGCGCGGGCGGCGACAGGCGGACCTCGAAGGCGCGCCGCGCGTGAAGTTCGGCACGGCGCAGGGGTTCTTCGATCGTCTTGAAAAGCATCGCTCGGCCCTGCCGGTCTGGTCGGGCGAGCTGTACCTCGAATTGCACCGCGGCACGCTGACCACGCAAGGCCGCACCAAGCGCGGCAATCGCAAGCTCGAGCTGGCGCTGCGCGAGGCGGAGTATCTCTGCTCGTGCGCGGTCAGGGACATGGCGGCTGTGAAACGGCCGCCATGGCACCCCGCGCCGTATCCGCGCGAGGCGCTGGATGGCCTGTGGAAGACGCTGCTGGTGAACCAGTTCCACGACATCATTCCCGGCTCGAGCATCCACAAGGTGTACGAGCAGACCGAGGGCGAGCACGCGGCCGCGCTGGCGCAGTGCCAGACCATCACCTCGCACGCGGCGGCTGCGATGTTCGAGAAGGATGAATCAGCCATCACGCTGGTCAACACGCTTAACGTGCCGCTGAAGCAGAGCGTGGTCTTGCCGGCCGGGTGGGATGGTTTGACCGATGCGGACGGCCGCAGTGCGGCGGTGCAGCAGGAATCGGACGGCACAGTTGTCGCGGCGGTGGAGTTGGCGCCGCAAGGGATCGTCACGTTGACCAAGGCCAAAGGGGACGCTGCGCCGTGCCGCCCGCAGGGGCTGGTGCTTGAGAATGAACTGGTGCGTTATGAGTTGTCGGCCGAGGGGCAGGTCGTGGCCGCGTACGACAAGGCCGCCCGTCGCGAGATTCTGGTCGCCGGCGGGCGGGGCAACGTGCTGACGTTGTACGAAGACCGGCCCAACGCCTGGGACGCCTGGGACATCGACATCTTCTACGAGCAGCAGGTTCTCGAGACGGCGCGAGCGGTGGCTCTTGAGTCGCTGGGGGCAGGGCCCGTGCGCCAGGGGCTTCGCCTCGTGCTGGCGGTGGGCAGCTCGCGCATCGAACAGAGCGTGTATCTTGCTGCCGGCAGCAAGCGGCTGGATTTCGTCACGGTCGTCGACTGGCAGGAGCGTCACCGCATGCTGCGGACGGCCTTTGCCGTCAACGTCCAGGCCGAGTCGGCGGCGTTCGAGATCCAGTACGGATATGTGCGGCGCAACACGCATCGCAATGTCAGTTGGGACATGGCCCGCTTCGAGGTCGCCGCCCAGCGCTGGGTTGACCTGTCCGACAACCAGTACGGCGTGGCGCTGCTCAACGACTGCAAGTACGGCCACAAGGTGCATGAGAACGTGCTGGACCTCAACCTGCTGCGCAGCCCCACGCACCCCGACCCCGACGCCGACCAGGGCCGCCACGAGTGTACCTACAGCCTCCTGCCGCACGAGGGGGCGCTGATCGACTCGGACGTGATGGACCAGGCCGCGGCGCTCAACCAGCCGCCGCTGGTGCTGCCGGGCAAGCGTGCGGCCGCCATCCGCCCGCCGGCGTACGTAGGCGGCAAGGGCGTGAGTCTGGCCGTGCTCAAGAAAGCGGAAAAGGAAGACTGCCTCGTGCTGCGCCTGGTGGAAACTCGCGGCTGTCGCACCGAGGCGACGGTGCAACTGACCGACGCAGGCGCCCGCCTGGTCGAGTGCGACCTGATGGAATGGAACGACCTGGCCGACCTGGGCGGTCCGACGGTGTGCGTCCCCCTGGCGCCGTTCGAGATACGCACGTTCACGATTATCAAGAAGTGA
- a CDS encoding cyclic nucleotide-binding domain-containing protein, translated as MSDLQQEKNSPIALGTVWNLILVAAVWASSLSLSYEIVLGTGAPSAMYWFFTALFCLDLVGDLLWRRAPAMAAGGKVPDMKAYLRGWFAVDVIAAVPLLALAGDGLVAGGMRAAAILGALRLLKLLKVRRALGGVSGSLYVNPAIMRLTVFAFWFTLICHFMALGWILIGAAESGRGPVDTYIRSLYWCLTTVATIGYGDYVPDRNSNVQIIYTMVVQVLGVGMYGYIIGSISGLIANLDVAKAKFLKKVEAVDDYMRVHRIPPTLRQRVKDYYAYLWQTRRGGGSSDALAELPHTLQQDISLFINRQILHKAALFRGADELFVREVVGMLKPMIFLPGDYIIRQGAHSDCMYFMDEGEVEVLVGADRVAVLGAGSPFGESALVQEANRNASVRALTYCHVYQLSKRDFSDLCLKHPEFDAQIRQVAQSRSRPKTDSQDIQEPSQ; from the coding sequence ATGAGCGACCTGCAGCAAGAGAAGAACTCCCCCATAGCGCTGGGCACGGTGTGGAATCTCATCCTCGTGGCCGCGGTGTGGGCGTCTTCGTTGAGCCTCTCGTACGAGATCGTTCTGGGCACAGGGGCCCCCAGTGCGATGTACTGGTTTTTCACCGCCCTGTTCTGCCTGGACCTGGTCGGGGATCTTCTCTGGCGCCGCGCCCCGGCGATGGCTGCCGGCGGCAAGGTCCCCGACATGAAGGCCTATCTGCGGGGCTGGTTTGCCGTGGATGTGATTGCGGCGGTTCCGCTGCTTGCGCTGGCCGGCGACGGACTGGTCGCCGGCGGCATGCGGGCGGCGGCCATCCTTGGGGCGCTGCGCCTGCTGAAGCTTCTCAAGGTTCGCCGGGCCCTGGGCGGTGTTTCCGGTTCGCTGTACGTCAACCCCGCGATCATGCGACTGACGGTCTTCGCTTTCTGGTTCACGCTGATATGCCACTTCATGGCGCTGGGATGGATTCTGATCGGTGCGGCCGAGAGTGGTCGCGGGCCCGTCGACACGTACATTCGCTCGCTCTATTGGTGCCTGACGACGGTGGCGACGATCGGTTACGGCGACTACGTGCCCGATCGCAACAGCAACGTGCAGATTATCTATACGATGGTCGTGCAGGTGCTCGGGGTGGGCATGTACGGGTACATCATCGGCAGCATTTCGGGCCTGATCGCCAACCTCGACGTGGCCAAGGCGAAGTTCCTCAAGAAGGTGGAGGCGGTCGACGACTACATGCGGGTACACCGCATTCCGCCGACGCTGCGGCAGCGCGTGAAGGATTATTACGCCTACCTGTGGCAGACGCGGCGCGGCGGCGGATCGTCCGACGCGCTGGCCGAACTGCCCCACACGCTCCAGCAGGACATCTCCCTGTTCATCAACCGCCAGATCCTGCACAAGGCCGCCCTCTTCCGCGGCGCCGACGAGTTGTTCGTCCGCGAAGTCGTCGGCATGCTCAAGCCCATGATCTTCCTGCCCGGCGACTACATCATCCGCCAGGGCGCCCACTCCGATTGCATGTACTTCATGGACGAGGGCGAGGTCGAAGTGCTCGTCGGCGCCGATCGCGTGGCCGTGCTCGGGGCGGGTTCGCCCTTTGGCGAATCGGCTCTGGTTCAGGAGGCCAATCGCAACGCCAGCGTCCGCGCCTTGACGTACTGTCATGTCTATCAGCTCTCAAAGAGAGACTTCAGCGACCTGTGCCTCAAGCATCCGGAATTCGACGCACAGATCCGCCAGGTCGCTCAGTCGCGATCACGGCCGAAGACCGACAGCCAGGACATCCAGGAGCCATCGCAATGA
- a CDS encoding alpha-L-fucosidase produces MTKTIRINPDDRTILTGYFARVVGPVASAWTSPGSRGFWQGWTGPDQGFDWTINVPRAGRYAIDVLAEGGPQRPTVEVTAAGKTFPVRLGPYWDRISAGEVALPAGRSTISLRSTGETQPLKFISLELVRPGVARRIETDAMSLRADTSWMVDKTYGLMFHWVGGTYPRRGPSKPYRQAVNDFPVKKFADTVASMGAGWVYVCTTHAIYHWPGPNSAIDAILRGRTCKRDLIGELAQALTDRGVRLGLYYHPGHDDKPWWNRVGFDTAGRETFFRTWKRVIEDAGRRYGELLAGWWFDDGMHSYYHAAPPWKDLLIAARAGNPQRVVLWNAWLAPKVTWYTDTSSWESWLTSDLISGGGNLPVGGDGRFIAGPQKGLQAHLTTLIHQSWGHHKPNTPISKCQYTTEQLIKWLQEVRSRKAVVSLNLEIYQDGKLGPADIRRFRQIRAALDKSHRGS; encoded by the coding sequence ATGACCAAGACCATACGCATCAATCCCGACGATCGCACGATCTTGACAGGCTATTTCGCCCGCGTCGTCGGGCCGGTCGCCTCGGCCTGGACGAGCCCGGGCTCCCGCGGGTTCTGGCAGGGCTGGACCGGACCCGATCAGGGCTTCGACTGGACGATCAACGTCCCCCGCGCCGGCCGCTACGCCATTGACGTGCTCGCCGAGGGCGGACCGCAGCGCCCGACGGTTGAAGTGACGGCCGCCGGCAAGACGTTCCCCGTGCGCCTCGGGCCGTACTGGGACCGCATCAGCGCCGGCGAGGTCGCCCTGCCCGCCGGGCGCAGCACGATCTCGCTGCGATCGACCGGCGAAACACAGCCGCTGAAGTTCATCTCGCTGGAACTGGTGCGCCCCGGCGTGGCGCGGCGCATCGAGACCGATGCGATGTCGCTGCGGGCCGACACATCCTGGATGGTCGACAAGACGTACGGCCTCATGTTCCACTGGGTCGGCGGCACGTACCCGCGCCGCGGGCCAAGCAAGCCCTATCGCCAGGCCGTCAACGACTTCCCGGTCAAGAAGTTTGCCGACACCGTCGCCTCGATGGGCGCCGGCTGGGTCTACGTCTGCACCACGCATGCGATCTATCACTGGCCCGGGCCTAACTCGGCGATCGACGCGATCCTCCGCGGCCGCACGTGCAAACGCGACCTGATCGGCGAACTCGCCCAGGCCCTGACCGACCGCGGCGTGCGCCTGGGGCTGTACTATCATCCCGGCCACGACGATAAGCCCTGGTGGAACCGCGTGGGGTTCGATACGGCCGGGCGCGAGACGTTCTTCCGCACGTGGAAGAGGGTGATCGAAGACGCCGGGCGGCGGTACGGAGAGCTGCTGGCGGGCTGGTGGTTTGACGACGGGATGCACAGTTACTACCACGCCGCCCCGCCGTGGAAAGACCTGCTGATCGCCGCCCGCGCGGGCAACCCGCAGCGCGTGGTGCTCTGGAACGCGTGGCTGGCGCCGAAGGTGACGTGGTACACCGACACGTCGAGTTGGGAGTCGTGGCTGACCAGCGACTTGATCTCCGGCGGCGGCAATCTGCCCGTCGGCGGCGACGGCCGCTTCATCGCCGGCCCGCAAAAAGGCCTGCAGGCGCACCTGACCACATTGATCCACCAAAGCTGGGGCCATCACAAACCCAACACGCCCATCAGCAAGTGCCAGTACACCACCGAGCAGTTGATCAAGTGGCTCCAAGAAGTCCGCAGCCGCAAGGCCGTCGTCTCGCTCAACCTCGAAATCTACCAGGACGGCAAGCTAGGCCCTGCCGACATCCGCCGCTTCCGCCAGATCCGCGCGGCGCTGGATAAGAGCCACAGAGGAAGCTGA
- a CDS encoding beta-galactosidase: MYIGADYYPEHWDKKRWPIDAGLMKKAGFNVTRLAEFAWVMMEPEEGRYDFAWLDESLEVLGKNGVSAILCTPTAIVPAWMKEKYPEVMAQGGPGAARVEWGVRKDQCYSSGTFRLMSQRITRAMAEHYAAHPNVIGWQTDNEFGGTVCWCHSCRRDFQDFLRSRYGTIDAFNKAMGKHFWGHYVKTWEEIELPAADGSHNPSLGLEWKRFYTWQNVRFQRDQVQILREVCPKHFITHNLMGYGYGGLNYFQLSEDLDHVSWDSYPLFYGGGMADGPALAADLMRGCKKKNFWIMETSSGPHGWGTYGRAPRPGEMQTWAFQQFAHGCEGYIWFRWRACTAGREQYWHGILGHDGKPLRRYRETAAIARELRKIEKHLAGTTVKPKVAFIYSYDSRWAVDMQPGFSGNSYMAAVKRYYNALLAAGVNADIIQPGDDLTPYKLVFAPDWYVMPDAAAKQVDAFVKAGGVFCCDIRTGVKDETSLCHARTLPGLLSAALGIEIEEYESTLPEGYAMTGTDDLLAGAFTATQGADWVTAKGAETLVGYEPWHMKKFAAVTRNVYGKGIGWYCGTVVKEPEFYVKLIAALLADAKIRPVVTPPPGVEASIREGAGKKLLFLMNYTEESKIVFVPAGKKELLTGAMTKKSIELPRFGVAVVKL; encoded by the coding sequence ATGTACATCGGCGCCGACTATTACCCCGAGCACTGGGACAAGAAACGCTGGCCAATCGATGCGGGCCTGATGAAGAAGGCCGGCTTCAACGTTACGCGCCTGGCGGAGTTCGCCTGGGTGATGATGGAGCCCGAGGAAGGGCGCTACGACTTCGCCTGGCTCGACGAGTCGCTGGAGGTGCTGGGCAAGAACGGCGTCTCGGCGATCCTCTGCACGCCCACGGCCATCGTGCCGGCGTGGATGAAGGAAAAGTATCCCGAGGTGATGGCCCAGGGCGGGCCCGGGGCGGCCCGCGTCGAGTGGGGCGTCCGCAAGGACCAGTGCTATTCCAGCGGCACGTTCCGCCTGATGTCGCAGCGCATCACGCGTGCGATGGCCGAGCATTACGCCGCACACCCCAACGTCATCGGCTGGCAGACCGACAACGAGTTCGGCGGCACGGTCTGCTGGTGCCATTCGTGCCGGCGCGACTTCCAGGACTTCCTGCGCAGCCGCTACGGCACCATCGACGCCTTCAACAAGGCGATGGGCAAGCACTTCTGGGGCCACTACGTCAAGACGTGGGAAGAGATCGAGCTGCCCGCCGCCGACGGGTCGCACAACCCCAGCCTGGGCCTGGAATGGAAGCGGTTCTACACCTGGCAGAACGTGCGCTTCCAGCGCGACCAGGTGCAGATCCTGCGCGAGGTTTGCCCCAAGCACTTCATCACGCACAACCTCATGGGCTACGGCTACGGCGGGCTGAACTACTTCCAGCTCAGCGAAGACCTCGACCACGTCAGTTGGGACAGCTATCCGCTGTTCTACGGCGGCGGGATGGCTGACGGGCCCGCCCTGGCGGCCGACCTCATGCGCGGCTGCAAGAAGAAGAACTTCTGGATCATGGAGACCAGTTCCGGCCCGCACGGCTGGGGCACGTACGGGCGCGCCCCGCGCCCCGGCGAGATGCAGACCTGGGCGTTCCAGCAGTTTGCCCATGGCTGCGAGGGGTACATCTGGTTCCGCTGGCGGGCGTGCACAGCCGGGCGCGAGCAGTACTGGCACGGCATTCTCGGCCATGACGGCAAGCCGCTGCGGCGATACCGCGAGACGGCCGCCATCGCCCGCGAGCTGCGCAAGATCGAGAAGCACCTGGCCGGCACGACCGTCAAGCCCAAGGTCGCCTTCATCTACAGCTACGACAGCCGCTGGGCCGTCGACATGCAGCCGGGTTTCAGCGGCAACAGCTACATGGCCGCCGTCAAGCGGTACTACAACGCGCTGCTTGCGGCCGGCGTCAATGCCGACATCATCCAACCTGGCGACGACCTGACGCCCTACAAGCTGGTCTTCGCGCCGGACTGGTACGTCATGCCCGACGCGGCGGCCAAGCAGGTCGACGCGTTCGTCAAAGCCGGCGGCGTGTTCTGCTGCGACATCCGAACCGGCGTCAAGGACGAGACGAGCCTCTGCCACGCGCGCACGCTGCCGGGCCTGCTCAGCGCCGCGCTGGGCATCGAGATCGAAGAGTACGAAAGCACGCTTCCCGAAGGGTATGCGATGACCGGCACGGACGACCTCCTGGCCGGGGCCTTCACTGCCACGCAAGGCGCCGACTGGGTGACCGCCAAGGGCGCCGAGACGTTGGTGGGCTATGAGCCGTGGCACATGAAGAAGTTTGCGGCCGTCACTCGCAACGTTTACGGCAAGGGCATCGGCTGGTACTGCGGCACGGTGGTGAAAGAGCCCGAGTTCTACGTGAAGTTAATCGCCGCTCTGCTGGCTGACGCAAAGATCCGCCCGGTCGTCACCCCGCCGCCGGGCGTGGAAGCCTCCATCCGCGAAGGCGCCGGCAAGAAGCTGCTGTTCCTGATGAACTACACCGAAGAGTCCAAGATCGTCTTCGTGCCCGCCGGCAAAAAAGAACTGCTGACCGGAGCGATGACGAAAAAGTCCATCGAACTGCCAAGATTCGGCGTGGCGGTAGTGAAGCTGTAG
- a CDS encoding right-handed parallel beta-helix repeat-containing protein, producing MISLALNLVLAAGAGAAEICVSPAGNDANAGTKDKPLATPTAARDAVRKLIAAGLKENITVLIAPGVYYLPQGLALESADSGSEAFSVTYAGADEAHAPVLLGGGPVTNLKPYKDKIWIGDLPQGAQPKVATENNQWLTLARDPNDGYHRTQAASGEKAFIYKGDLFGAMAGQDVSSGWVNVWPGQGWFNHVWQITALDPKTRSVGFVRTSGMGGPVAANNRFYLMNLLGLLDKSGECVIDVAAGKFYVWPGRGEAAENAYAVVTAENVLSIRGRDDAPVRNVHLRNLDLSVAAGEAVFITNAQDCSIRACRIANCWGQGVSVWQANRRITIADSEIAFTGDRGVHLRGANWKGPDISSHHVVENCHIHHVGRVVHTSAGVQIFQSGHNRVVHNHIHDSPRYGASIKGLALRSMNESDQTKARRFELLHARNNVLAYNHIHHVCLDSEDCGAMESWGPGKDNVYDHNLIHDVGTGHVLLICGIYLDDSSNYFTVTNNVVYAVNGSGHIQQIYAKGIHNTIENNIFVAGRTGSAIRSKSSGEVGFHTYRRNIIWFDQPDGPLFQFDDWDKDRITECDYNLYFNISGKLRIAGRTSYRGPFPGTWTQAYDKHSVVADPKFVDVSKRDYRLQDDSPALKLGIKSVDVRSAGLTDKFPKRLARE from the coding sequence ATGATATCATTGGCTTTAAATCTTGTATTGGCCGCCGGGGCGGGCGCGGCGGAGATTTGCGTCAGCCCCGCCGGCAACGACGCCAACGCCGGCACGAAGGATAAACCCCTCGCCACGCCGACGGCCGCTCGCGATGCGGTGCGGAAACTCATCGCGGCCGGGCTTAAGGAGAACATCACCGTCCTGATTGCGCCGGGCGTGTACTACCTGCCGCAGGGGCTGGCGCTGGAATCCGCCGACAGCGGCAGCGAGGCCTTCAGCGTCACCTACGCCGGTGCCGACGAAGCCCACGCGCCGGTGCTCCTCGGCGGCGGGCCGGTCACGAACCTCAAACCGTACAAGGACAAGATCTGGATCGGCGACCTGCCGCAAGGCGCGCAGCCGAAAGTCGCCACCGAGAACAACCAGTGGCTCACGCTCGCTCGCGACCCCAACGACGGCTACCACCGCACGCAGGCGGCTTCGGGCGAAAAAGCCTTCATCTACAAGGGTGACCTCTTTGGCGCCATGGCCGGGCAGGATGTTTCCAGCGGCTGGGTGAATGTCTGGCCGGGGCAGGGATGGTTCAATCACGTCTGGCAGATCACCGCGCTGGACCCCAAGACCCGCAGCGTCGGCTTCGTGCGCACCAGCGGCATGGGCGGGCCGGTCGCGGCCAACAACCGCTTCTACCTCATGAACCTGCTGGGCCTGCTCGACAAGAGCGGCGAGTGCGTGATCGACGTCGCCGCGGGCAAGTTCTACGTCTGGCCGGGCCGGGGCGAGGCGGCAGAGAACGCTTACGCCGTCGTCACGGCAGAGAACGTCCTCAGCATACGCGGGCGCGACGATGCGCCCGTGCGCAACGTCCACCTGCGCAACCTGGACCTGAGCGTGGCCGCCGGCGAGGCGGTCTTCATCACCAACGCCCAGGACTGCTCGATCCGCGCCTGCCGCATCGCCAACTGCTGGGGCCAGGGCGTTTCGGTCTGGCAGGCCAATCGCCGCATCACCATCGCCGACAGCGAGATCGCCTTCACCGGCGACCGCGGCGTGCATCTGCGCGGGGCCAATTGGAAAGGGCCGGACATCAGCAGCCATCACGTGGTGGAGAACTGCCACATCCATCACGTCGGTCGCGTGGTGCATACGTCGGCCGGCGTGCAGATCTTCCAGAGCGGGCACAACCGCGTCGTACACAACCACATCCACGACAGCCCGCGCTACGGCGCGAGCATCAAGGGCCTGGCGCTGCGGTCGATGAACGAGAGCGACCAGACCAAGGCCCGGCGGTTTGAATTGCTGCACGCCCGCAACAACGTGCTGGCGTACAACCACATTCACCACGTCTGCCTCGACAGCGAAGACTGCGGCGCGATGGAGAGCTGGGGGCCGGGCAAGGACAACGTCTATGATCACAACCTGATCCACGACGTTGGCACGGGGCACGTGCTGCTGATCTGCGGGATCTATCTCGACGATTCGTCGAACTATTTCACCGTCACCAACAACGTCGTCTACGCCGTCAACGGGTCGGGGCACATTCAGCAGATCTACGCCAAGGGCATCCACAACACGATCGAGAACAATATTTTCGTCGCCGGCCGCACGGGCTCGGCCATCCGCTCCAAGAGTTCGGGCGAGGTCGGCTTCCACACGTACCGCCGCAACATCATCTGGTTCGACCAGCCGGACGGCCCGCTGTTTCAGTTCGACGACTGGGACAAAGACCGCATCACCGAGTGCGATTACAACCTGTACTTCAACATCTCCGGCAAGCTGCGCATCGCGGGGCGGACGTCGTACCGCGGCCCCTTCCCCGGCACGTGGACGCAGGCGTACGACAAGCACAGCGTGGTGGCCGATCCGAAGTTCGTCGACGTGTCAAAGCGGGACTACCGCCTGCAGGACGATTCGCCGGCGCTGAAGCTGGGGATCAAGTCCGTCGACGTGCGCAGCGCCGGATTGACCGACAAGTTTCCCAAGCGATTGGCACGCGAATAG